In Phenylobacterium hankyongense, the sequence TTCCTCGACGGCTACGACGACGCCGGCAGCCGCGAGCACGGCACCGCGATCCTGCTCGATCGGGTCGGCGCGTCGCTGGTCGAGCCGGCCGAGGCCTGAGCGTCAGGCGGCGGCGCGCGCTGCGACCGGTTGCTGGGAGACCGGCGGCTGAGCGGCGACCGCCTCGGGGTCGATCTCGATCGCCGCGGGCCGGCCCCAGGGCACCACCGCCCAGATCCGCTCATGGAAATAGAACAGGCCGATCTTGGTGAAGCTCTCCACCGAGGCGATCGAGGCGGCGAACACCAGGTGGCCGGTGATGAAGTAGCTGATCACGAAGGTGTCGATGCTGCCGAGGATGCGCCAGCTGACGGCCTTCACGAAGGAACGCGAATGGGCTTCGGGCGCACGGAAAAGCATCGGGTCGCATCCTGACGTCGATGGTGGAGGAAGGCTGGTGTCCTGCCATCGGCGTCGGCCGCGTGGGAGCCAAGAATTCCCAGGCTGCCGATAGGTTTTCTGTGCGCGCGGTCAGCCCGGCCCTCAGACCAGGGCTTCGAACTCGTCCACCAGCCGCTCCAGCTGCTTCATGCCGGCCGCCCAGAACGCCTTCTCCCGCGGGTTGAGGCCGAAGGGCGCCAGCGCCTCGACGTAGGTCCGCGTGCCGCCGGCGGCGAGCAGGTCCTCGTACAGCGGCGCGAACCCCTGCGGGTCCTCCCGGCGCTTCTCCATCAGGCCGCGCACCAGGAGGTCGCCGAAGGCGTAGGCGTAGACGTAGAAGGGCGCGTGCACGAAGTGGCTGACGTAGGCCCAGTAGTGCTCGTAGCCGCGGTTGAGCTTGATCGCCGGCCCCAGGCTCTCGCCCATGACCTCCAGCCACAGGCTGCCGATCTCCTCCGCCGACACTTCGCCCTCCAGCCGCGCGGCGTGGAAGCGGGTCTCGAAGCGGTGGAAGG encodes:
- a CDS encoding DUF2061 domain-containing protein, with the translated sequence MLFRAPEAHSRSFVKAVSWRILGSIDTFVISYFITGHLVFAASIASVESFTKIGLFYFHERIWAVVPWGRPAAIEIDPEAVAAQPPVSQQPVAARAAA